The following coding sequences lie in one Spirosoma sp. KUDC1026 genomic window:
- a CDS encoding serine hydrolase domain-containing protein, whose amino-acid sequence MKERKIELKAYFASCVLVAVMGLSACQRPVSTSAAYFPPKGDEWAHVAPAKVGMDAGLLDQAVAFAKTQETKQMAPDFSSQEEIFGKLLGPMPTSRAATNGIVLRHGYIVAEWGDTKAVDPTYSVAKSVLSTVLGITIDRGIIPDVHDPVAKLIQDGGYDSAQNKSITWEHHARQTSEWEGSLWGKNSDFVGKEAFGRGERKPRQLQQPGTYYEYNDVRINRMALSLLRLWKKPIPDVVRDEIMNPIGASNTWKYVTYPNAVATVDGKQMPSVSGGTRWGGGLWISARDEARFGYLFLKQGRWKDKQIVSSNWVKEATTRGPVGPSYGYLWWLNVPDKDGKKPWPDAPITSYAALGAGQNTIWVDPEHDIVIVWRWHDGNPNELIKRVLAAVKP is encoded by the coding sequence ATGAAAGAGCGAAAGATCGAGTTAAAAGCGTATTTTGCTAGTTGTGTGCTAGTTGCGGTGATGGGACTGTCGGCCTGTCAACGGCCAGTCAGTACGTCGGCTGCGTATTTTCCGCCGAAGGGCGACGAGTGGGCGCATGTCGCGCCAGCCAAAGTAGGTATGGACGCGGGACTGCTCGATCAGGCGGTGGCCTTCGCCAAAACTCAGGAGACGAAACAGATGGCCCCTGACTTTTCGAGCCAGGAGGAGATATTTGGTAAGCTACTAGGACCTATGCCTACCAGCCGGGCAGCTACTAACGGAATCGTGCTGCGTCATGGCTACATCGTTGCCGAGTGGGGCGACACGAAGGCGGTTGACCCAACGTACAGCGTAGCAAAAAGTGTACTATCGACTGTGTTAGGTATCACCATCGACCGGGGGATTATTCCTGATGTTCATGACCCGGTAGCCAAACTAATCCAGGACGGCGGTTACGATTCAGCGCAGAATAAGTCGATTACTTGGGAACACCACGCCCGCCAGACCAGCGAATGGGAGGGAAGCCTATGGGGGAAAAATAGTGATTTTGTCGGCAAAGAAGCGTTTGGTCGGGGGGAACGTAAACCCCGTCAGCTACAGCAACCCGGTACGTATTACGAATACAATGACGTACGGATTAACCGGATGGCGCTGTCCTTATTACGACTCTGGAAAAAGCCCATTCCTGACGTAGTACGTGATGAGATCATGAATCCCATTGGTGCATCGAACACCTGGAAATACGTTACCTATCCTAACGCCGTAGCCACGGTTGATGGCAAGCAGATGCCTTCGGTTAGCGGAGGAACGCGGTGGGGCGGTGGACTCTGGATTAGTGCTCGTGACGAAGCCCGGTTTGGGTATTTGTTCCTGAAACAGGGGCGCTGGAAAGATAAACAGATCGTATCGTCGAACTGGGTGAAAGAAGCTACCACGCGCGGACCGGTTGGCCCGTCGTACGGCTATCTGTGGTGGCTGAACGTTCCCGATAAGGACGGCAAAAAGCCCTGGCCCGACGCACCGATCACGAGTTACGCTGCGCTCGGGGCCGGCCAGAACACGATCTGGGTTGACCCCGAACACGACATCGTGATTGTGTGGCGGTGGCACGATGGCAACCCGAACGAACTGATCAAGCGGGTGCTGGCGGCCGTCAAACCATAA
- a CDS encoding DUF5615 family PIN-like protein: MTIVTKDSDFSDRILLSVPPPKIIHIRIGNVSMRDFHALISSVWEDILTLSKEYKLVIVFKDRLEAVN; this comes from the coding sequence TTGACGATTGTAACAAAAGATTCAGATTTTTCCGACCGTATCCTGTTGAGCGTACCCCCACCTAAAATCATCCATATACGGATAGGTAATGTATCTATGCGCGACTTTCATGCGCTGATTAGTAGCGTATGGGAAGATATTCTTACGCTAAGTAAAGAATACAAACTGGTAATCGTTTTTAAGGACAGGTTAGAAGCGGTGAATTGA
- a CDS encoding M14 family metallopeptidase: MTRFATLLFFVFPTLLSAQTSRYERTNGQETATYAEIIDWYTQLDKQYDQAKLIEVGKTDIGKPLHLFLLSPDRTFTPSAQKVTLLINNGIHPGEPEGIDASMLWARELLKTNKLPKDVLLAIVPVYNVDGCLNRGLSRINQNGPVEYGFRGNSRNYDLNRDFIKTDTENARSWQRMFQTYKPHVLIDNHTSNGADYQHILTYFATQKDKLHPQVSAYMTQTFQPELDKALTTRSFQPVPYVNNFSDTPESGIEGFNDSPRYSSGYAAQFNCMGFVVELHMLKDYPSRVKGTYAFMEEALRLVQRDAAQLIANKQQADKAVSQQIRFALSYKADRSKVDSIPFLGYKAVYKPSDVSGLKRLSYDRSAPFTKQIAYRNTFTPNVTVEKPKAYVIPQGWTEIIERLKRNGVAMQTLPKDTLMTLDTYYIDDLKTGNRPFEGHYVHTDVMLRTESAVIQLYKGDYLIYPNQTSNRYLIETLEPQGVDSFFAWNFFDSVLGQKEHFSAYVFEDVAADYLKKHPELQQKLTERKAADKAFAESASAQLEFVYRNSPYYEKTHNRYPIYRLR; encoded by the coding sequence ATGACCCGATTCGCTACCCTCCTCTTTTTCGTCTTTCCAACGCTACTATCCGCTCAGACGAGCCGTTACGAACGAACCAATGGACAGGAAACCGCTACGTATGCTGAAATTATTGACTGGTACACCCAGTTAGACAAGCAGTACGATCAGGCAAAATTGATTGAAGTTGGCAAAACGGACATCGGCAAACCACTGCACCTCTTTCTGCTTTCGCCAGACAGGACGTTTACACCCAGCGCGCAGAAAGTGACACTGCTGATCAACAACGGCATTCATCCCGGCGAGCCCGAGGGCATCGACGCCAGTATGCTGTGGGCGCGGGAATTACTGAAAACGAACAAGCTGCCTAAGGACGTTCTACTGGCCATTGTGCCCGTTTACAACGTAGACGGCTGCTTGAATCGCGGGTTGTCACGGATCAATCAGAACGGCCCCGTCGAATACGGTTTTCGGGGCAACTCCCGTAACTACGATCTGAACCGTGATTTTATCAAGACGGATACCGAAAATGCCCGGTCGTGGCAGCGGATGTTCCAGACCTATAAGCCCCACGTCCTGATTGACAACCACACCAGCAACGGAGCCGACTACCAGCACATCCTGACGTACTTCGCGACGCAAAAAGACAAGCTGCATCCGCAGGTATCGGCTTATATGACCCAGACCTTCCAGCCCGAGCTGGATAAGGCCCTGACGACGCGTAGTTTCCAGCCGGTACCGTACGTCAACAACTTTTCGGATACACCCGAGAGTGGTATCGAAGGGTTTAACGATTCGCCCCGCTACAGTTCCGGTTACGCGGCTCAGTTCAACTGCATGGGGTTCGTGGTCGAACTACACATGCTGAAAGATTACCCGTCGCGGGTGAAAGGAACCTACGCGTTCATGGAAGAAGCCCTGCGGCTGGTGCAGCGCGACGCGGCTCAACTGATCGCCAACAAGCAACAGGCCGACAAGGCCGTGAGTCAGCAGATCCGTTTCGCCCTGAGCTATAAAGCCGATCGTTCAAAAGTGGACAGTATCCCTTTTCTGGGCTATAAAGCCGTGTACAAGCCCAGCGACGTGTCGGGTCTGAAACGACTCTCGTACGACCGCTCGGCCCCCTTTACCAAACAGATTGCTTACCGAAATACCTTCACCCCGAACGTAACGGTTGAGAAGCCCAAAGCATACGTCATTCCTCAGGGCTGGACCGAAATTATCGAGCGTCTAAAGCGAAATGGCGTGGCGATGCAAACCCTGCCAAAGGATACGCTAATGACACTGGATACGTATTACATCGACGATCTGAAAACCGGTAACCGGCCTTTCGAAGGGCATTACGTGCACACCGACGTAATGCTGCGTACTGAATCGGCTGTGATTCAGTTGTACAAAGGGGATTACCTGATTTACCCTAATCAGACGAGCAATCGCTACCTGATCGAAACGCTGGAACCGCAGGGTGTTGACTCGTTTTTCGCCTGGAACTTCTTCGACAGTGTTCTAGGGCAAAAAGAACATTTCTCAGCCTACGTATTCGAGGACGTAGCCGCCGATTACCTCAAAAAGCACCCCGAGCTACAACAAAAGTTAACTGAACGAAAAGCAGCTGACAAAGCTTTCGCCGAGAGCGCATCGGCCCAACTGGAGTTTGTGTACCGCAACTCACCGTACTACGAGAAGACGCACAATCGCTATCCGATATATAGGCTGCGGTAG
- a CDS encoding M20/M25/M40 family metallo-hydrolase produces MRIVLLLCLITTTLFAQEPTAARISKHIDYLASDKMKGRGTGSKENVKAAQYIAKQFKKYGLTPRGTDGYFQEFTAKVRRVVVPDSLRKTVNVIGFLDNGAPNTIVIGAHYDHLGMGLQGSSLDSLPQGKLHNGADDNASGVAGMMELAHYYANNDVKEPYNFLFMGFGAEELGLQGSRYFLNNPTLPLSSLDYMICFDMIGRYNPDRGVGIGGYGTSSDWPAIFKGVTSPIKFFTDRPGNGGSDNAAFYAKQIPVLFFHTGGHPDYHKPTDDPDKIDARSEEAILKLAITVINNSLTHDKLPFTTVK; encoded by the coding sequence ATGCGTATCGTTTTATTGCTTTGCCTGATTACCACTACCCTCTTTGCTCAGGAACCCACTGCCGCCCGAATCAGCAAACACATCGATTACCTGGCTTCCGACAAGATGAAGGGCCGGGGAACGGGCAGTAAGGAGAATGTCAAAGCGGCTCAATACATCGCTAAACAGTTCAAAAAATACGGCCTGACGCCACGCGGCACGGACGGCTACTTCCAGGAATTTACAGCAAAAGTACGTCGGGTTGTTGTACCGGATAGCCTGCGCAAAACGGTTAACGTCATTGGCTTTCTGGATAACGGAGCACCTAACACCATCGTCATCGGCGCCCACTATGATCACCTCGGCATGGGTTTGCAGGGCAGCTCGCTGGATTCGTTACCGCAGGGGAAACTGCATAACGGGGCCGACGATAACGCGTCGGGCGTAGCCGGTATGATGGAACTGGCCCATTACTACGCGAACAATGACGTGAAGGAACCCTACAATTTCCTGTTTATGGGTTTTGGCGCCGAGGAGCTGGGTTTACAGGGGTCCCGCTACTTTCTGAATAATCCCACCCTGCCGCTCTCATCGCTGGACTACATGATCTGCTTCGATATGATTGGCCGGTACAATCCGGATCGGGGCGTGGGCATTGGCGGCTACGGCACCAGCAGCGACTGGCCCGCTATCTTCAAAGGCGTAACGAGCCCGATTAAGTTTTTCACAGATAGACCCGGCAACGGTGGTTCTGACAATGCCGCTTTCTACGCAAAGCAAATCCCCGTATTATTTTTTCATACCGGCGGCCATCCCGATTATCATAAGCCTACCGACGATCCGGACAAGATTGACGCCCGGTCCGAAGAAGCCATTCTGAAGTTAGCCATCACCGTCATTAACAACAGTTTGACTCACGACAAGCTCCCTTTTACTACGGTTAAATAG
- a CDS encoding aspartate carbamoyltransferase catalytic subunit has translation MAQSLSVRHLVGIKDLTESDIQLILDTASQFKEVINRPIKKVPSLRDVTIANVFFENSTRTRLSFELAEKRLSADVVNFSASGSSVKKGETLLDTVNNILAMKVDMVVMRHSSPGAPHYLTKHIKANVVNAGDGTHEHPTQALLDSFSIREKLGELAGKRIAIIGDITHSRVALSNIFCLQKQGAEVMVCGPKTLIPKHMEALGVRVSHDVRAALEWCDVANVLRIQLERQQIKYFPSLREYSLYYGISKQMLDELDRPIILMHPGPINRGVELTSDAADSPHSIILDQVENGVAVRMAVLYLLAQL, from the coding sequence ATGGCCCAATCACTTAGCGTCCGCCACCTGGTGGGCATCAAAGACCTGACCGAGTCTGATATTCAATTGATTCTGGATACGGCCAGTCAGTTTAAGGAAGTCATTAACCGGCCCATCAAGAAAGTACCTTCGTTACGTGATGTAACAATCGCCAACGTTTTTTTCGAAAACTCAACCCGTACCCGGCTATCGTTCGAGCTGGCTGAGAAGCGTCTTTCGGCCGACGTAGTGAATTTTTCGGCATCGGGAAGCTCGGTTAAGAAAGGAGAAACGCTGCTGGATACGGTTAACAATATCCTGGCGATGAAGGTGGATATGGTCGTGATGCGGCACAGCAGCCCCGGCGCACCTCATTACCTGACCAAACACATTAAAGCCAACGTCGTCAATGCGGGCGACGGTACGCACGAGCACCCGACTCAGGCGCTGCTCGACTCCTTTTCCATCCGCGAAAAACTCGGCGAGCTGGCCGGGAAGCGTATCGCCATCATCGGCGACATTACCCACTCGCGGGTAGCTCTGTCCAACATTTTCTGTTTGCAGAAACAGGGCGCCGAAGTTATGGTTTGTGGGCCCAAAACGCTTATTCCAAAGCACATGGAAGCGCTGGGCGTCCGGGTAAGTCACGACGTGCGGGCCGCACTGGAATGGTGCGACGTTGCTAACGTACTGCGTATTCAACTGGAGCGGCAGCAGATCAAATATTTTCCTTCACTACGGGAGTACTCGCTGTATTACGGTATCTCGAAACAGATGCTGGACGAACTGGACCGGCCCATCATACTGATGCACCCCGGCCCGATCAACCGGGGTGTCGAACTTACCTCCGATGCTGCCGACTCGCCCCACAGCATCATTCTTGATCAGGTCGAAAACGGTGTCGCCGTTCGCATGGCAGTATTGTATCTGCTGGCGCAATTGTAG
- a CDS encoding TonB-dependent receptor yields the protein MQISKILHAGLLYLLTYATWAQQTGSSLTGTIRSEDGEALPGASIRLANSNRGTFADLKGTYQLDNLPAGRHTVVFSFVGYQKLSRVVHLHEGGSTKLNVELKLETNELNAVAVIGRTEVQEVNRQAFNVTAIDAKQLYNSTLDLSSALDRVSGVRVRESGGVGSNFNLSLNGFSGNRVRYFIDGVPMDNFGSSFQINNIPINTAERLEVYKGVVPIWLGSDALGGAINIVTGDRSRNYVDASYSYGSFNTHRSVVNAAVTNKSGFTVRLNAFQNYSDNNYKVTVDAADIYTGAYTPNAVVRRFHDTYHNETVIASAGVVGKRFADQLLLGITLGKNYKELQTGARMVAVFGGWHRRGNIVMPTLKYRKTDLIKGLDVTLNANYNLGKERNIDTLSARFDWYGNSKPNPNGEGRGRSLSEYGNNNGLATATANYRLSDRQAVALSNVFSTFYRKGTDAFNESFTQGSVRPRLNKNVLGFGYTYDEKDKWSTSIFGKYLYQNTPGQTSFSKLGFGVATSYFIRPGFQLKASYERANRLPEANELFGDVELVQGNLALKPEQSQNINLGFNSSFAIKEDHRFLVNANAIYRYSDNYIYSRFNQNQSALVLDNLDGVFTLGGEGEVRYSYKRFLSAGATLTYQRLENRQQYVFDTNGNRVLSPVYKDQMPNIPYFFGNADASITLRDLGQKGSVLNVGYNLLYVHAFWLYWPSRGGDKLSIPMQLSHDLNAVYSLKNGRYNIGLEVRNLTDNRLYDNFSLQKPGRGFYMNLRYFFNSFTL from the coding sequence ATGCAAATTAGCAAAATTCTGCATGCAGGACTTCTATACCTTTTAACTTACGCCACTTGGGCGCAGCAAACAGGGTCTAGTCTAACAGGAACCATCCGTTCTGAGGACGGTGAAGCACTGCCAGGAGCCTCAATCCGTCTTGCTAACTCGAATCGTGGTACGTTTGCCGATCTCAAGGGAACGTATCAACTGGACAATCTACCCGCCGGTCGACATACGGTTGTCTTCTCGTTTGTTGGCTATCAGAAATTAAGCCGGGTCGTGCACCTACACGAAGGGGGATCGACAAAGCTGAACGTCGAACTAAAACTAGAAACCAATGAGTTGAACGCCGTCGCCGTTATTGGACGTACCGAGGTTCAGGAGGTGAACCGGCAGGCCTTCAACGTAACGGCCATCGACGCCAAACAACTTTACAATTCTACGCTGGACCTCAGTAGCGCACTGGACCGGGTCTCCGGTGTGCGGGTTCGCGAATCGGGGGGCGTAGGCTCCAACTTCAATCTTTCCTTAAACGGGTTTTCCGGTAATCGCGTCCGCTACTTCATCGACGGCGTACCGATGGACAACTTCGGTTCGTCCTTCCAAATCAATAACATTCCGATCAACACCGCCGAACGGCTTGAAGTATACAAAGGCGTTGTACCGATCTGGCTGGGTTCGGACGCATTGGGTGGGGCAATCAACATTGTTACCGGCGATCGGTCTCGGAATTACGTAGATGCGTCGTATTCCTACGGCTCGTTCAATACGCATCGCAGTGTCGTAAATGCGGCCGTTACGAACAAGAGCGGCTTTACGGTGCGTCTGAATGCCTTTCAGAACTATTCGGACAACAACTACAAAGTAACCGTCGATGCCGCTGACATCTACACGGGTGCCTACACGCCCAATGCCGTCGTCCGGCGCTTTCACGATACGTACCACAACGAAACGGTAATTGCCAGTGCAGGGGTGGTGGGTAAGCGATTCGCCGACCAACTGCTTTTGGGCATCACGCTCGGGAAAAACTACAAGGAGCTACAAACGGGAGCTCGTATGGTGGCGGTTTTCGGTGGCTGGCACCGACGGGGTAACATTGTCATGCCCACGTTGAAGTACCGCAAAACAGACCTGATCAAAGGGCTCGACGTAACGCTGAACGCGAACTATAACCTGGGCAAGGAGCGCAACATCGATACGTTGTCGGCACGGTTCGACTGGTACGGCAATTCGAAACCGAATCCGAACGGGGAGGGACGCGGCCGCAGTCTGTCGGAATACGGGAACAACAACGGGCTGGCAACAGCTACCGCCAACTACAGACTTTCGGATCGGCAAGCTGTTGCGCTGAGCAACGTTTTTAGCACCTTTTATCGAAAAGGTACGGATGCCTTCAACGAAAGCTTCACGCAGGGATCCGTCCGGCCCCGACTCAATAAAAATGTACTGGGTTTTGGCTATACCTACGACGAGAAAGACAAATGGAGCACTTCGATTTTTGGGAAATATCTGTACCAGAATACGCCTGGTCAAACGTCATTCAGTAAACTCGGGTTCGGGGTAGCGACCAGCTACTTCATCCGGCCCGGCTTTCAGCTAAAAGCTTCCTACGAGCGCGCCAACCGGTTGCCTGAAGCCAACGAACTCTTCGGCGACGTAGAATTAGTGCAGGGCAACCTGGCCCTGAAACCCGAGCAGAGTCAGAACATAAACCTTGGGTTCAACTCCAGTTTCGCGATTAAAGAAGATCACCGCTTTCTGGTCAATGCCAACGCCATTTACCGGTATTCTGATAACTACATCTATTCCCGGTTCAACCAGAACCAGTCGGCGCTGGTGCTGGATAATCTCGACGGCGTATTTACCCTCGGTGGCGAAGGGGAAGTCCGCTATTCCTACAAACGCTTCTTGTCGGCGGGCGCAACGCTCACGTACCAGCGGCTGGAAAACCGGCAGCAGTACGTGTTTGACACCAACGGAAACCGGGTGCTGAGCCCGGTCTACAAGGATCAGATGCCTAACATTCCGTATTTCTTCGGTAATGCGGACGCTTCAATAACGCTACGGGATCTCGGCCAAAAGGGAAGCGTACTGAACGTTGGCTACAACCTGCTGTATGTCCACGCCTTCTGGCTGTACTGGCCCAGCCGGGGGGGCGACAAGCTTAGCATCCCCATGCAGCTGAGTCACGATCTGAATGCGGTCTACAGTCTGAAGAACGGACGGTACAACATCGGACTGGAGGTACGTAATCTCACCGACAACCGCCTGTACGACAACTTCAGCTTACAGAAACCCGGCCGGGGCTTCTACATGAATTTACGCTATTTCTTCAATTCGTTTACCCTATAA
- a CDS encoding DUF433 domain-containing protein, with the protein MTTYIADRIAINPGICNGRPIVRGMRITVQTVLEFLFAGTSREELLQQYPMLESEDIDACQQFAIELMDKRYVIQEFKAAA; encoded by the coding sequence ATGACTACTTACATTGCCGACCGAATTGCTATAAATCCAGGTATTTGTAACGGTCGGCCAATCGTCCGGGGGATGCGTATTACCGTGCAGACTGTACTTGAATTTCTTTTTGCGGGCACTTCACGCGAAGAATTATTGCAGCAGTATCCAATGCTGGAGTCAGAAGACATTGACGCCTGCCAGCAGTTTGCCATTGAGCTAATGGACAAACGCTACGTAATTCAGGAATTCAAAGCCGCTGCCTAA
- a CDS encoding SDR family oxidoreductase, giving the protein MTQLQDPRHQYPAPPYPQEDQDHPGSDAKMTPTADHGETSYKGSGRLAGRKALITGGDSGIGRAVAIAFAKEGADVMISYLSEQKDANETVRQVEAAGQKAVAVMGDIQDEAHCKELVQQAVDEFGQLDILVNNAAFQMNHDSFLELPSDEFEKTYRTNVFAMFYLCKAAVPVMKPGSSIINTASIQAYMPEPSILAYAGTKAAIVNFSKALAKEAIEHGIRVNAVAPGPVWTPLIPATMPEDKVKTFGEDSLLGRAAQPVELSPIYVLLASQEASYITGMVYGATGGRPIG; this is encoded by the coding sequence ATGACTCAACTGCAAGACCCACGGCATCAGTACCCGGCACCACCTTATCCCCAGGAAGATCAGGATCATCCTGGTTCCGACGCCAAAATGACTCCCACAGCCGACCACGGCGAGACATCGTATAAAGGAAGCGGCCGGTTGGCCGGTCGTAAAGCGCTCATTACGGGGGGTGATAGCGGTATCGGGCGGGCAGTAGCCATCGCTTTTGCCAAGGAAGGTGCCGATGTTATGATCTCCTACCTGAGCGAGCAGAAAGATGCCAACGAAACAGTGCGTCAGGTGGAAGCTGCCGGTCAGAAAGCAGTGGCCGTCATGGGCGATATTCAGGACGAAGCGCACTGCAAAGAGCTGGTTCAGCAGGCTGTCGATGAGTTTGGTCAACTGGATATCTTAGTCAACAATGCCGCTTTCCAGATGAACCACGATTCGTTCCTCGAACTTCCCTCGGATGAATTCGAGAAAACATACCGGACGAATGTCTTTGCGATGTTTTACCTCTGCAAAGCAGCCGTTCCGGTCATGAAGCCCGGCAGTTCCATCATCAATACGGCCTCCATTCAGGCATACATGCCCGAGCCGTCGATCCTGGCTTACGCAGGTACAAAAGCCGCTATTGTCAATTTTTCCAAAGCGTTGGCTAAAGAAGCCATTGAGCATGGTATTCGGGTTAACGCCGTAGCGCCCGGTCCCGTCTGGACCCCGCTTATTCCGGCGACGATGCCCGAGGATAAGGTGAAAACGTTTGGTGAAGACTCGCTACTGGGTCGGGCTGCCCAACCCGTCGAACTTTCCCCGATTTATGTCTTATTAGCCTCACAGGAAGCTAGTTACATCACGGGCATGGTCTACGGCGCAACAGGCGGTCGCCCGATCGGCTAA